The following DNA comes from Gambusia affinis linkage group LG21, SWU_Gaff_1.0, whole genome shotgun sequence.
ACTGCCTGAAGCTGCTGTCAAACACAAGGTAAGAAAACTCTTTCTGGATTTGGATTTTATCTTTACATAAAATTTTCTTCCATACAGTGGTGTTTTAGATATGGTCTGCTTTTTGTAGATTACCATGACATATTGTAAAACCTGTATTTTAACTGACAACATGACATTGTTGTGTATTGTGTATTCTGCTTTTAACAGATTCTGCCAAAAGATGACATCAACAAACTCCAGTTCTGATTCCAGTATTTTCCCAGAAGAACCGATTGAACCGTGTAGAAGGGATGATGATAACAAACTGGGAGCAAATCTGTCTTACATTTACTACTTCATGTTTGTCTTCAGTGTTATCACCAACCTGCTGGTTGTGGTCATCATCTGCCGGTGAGTAAAGcaccaaattaaaatgagttgaaCTTGAGGCCTTCATAAATGTTGAAATGAGTTTGTCAGACACTACTGCAAAACCTTACAaactcttttttattattattttgctacatctaatatttaagaaattttataaatgttaatatCCAATAAAGACAGcctgacaaaatataaaatgcagttttacaaaagaagaaattaaatgaatgtttgCCATTCTGCTTGCAAATCACAGTTGCAAGCAGttgaaataagtttttatttttttattttcaatggaACCACATagtattttcagcttttgtggTGCAGAGAGGAGCATGCTTCCTTCAGGGTAGGCAAGGTTCTTAGGAAATATGAGCTAATTTCCAGTAATGCTGCTGCACCTGAAGtagtaaaactgaaacacaatttttagcaaaatgtgaacatttaagtatttattttctgatgccAAAGGTAAATGCCGTGCAGTTTCTGATTCAAACAGATGAGTATTGCACTGAAAAATGCAACAGGTTGTCTAAAGAAGCTTTGCTACACTATTAACACTGCGACAGCAGCATGGCTTTCTAAATACATGTGCAGTAAATATTGTCATTTAGGATGTTTTGTTAACAAAGTAAGTAcggtatatatatttttttacatttcaatctTTTATCTCATTATTTCTGACTTGATTAtgcaaatatcaaaacattacTATTGAGCATAGATATAATTCTACTTTTTGGATGTGGATCAAATAAATATCCTATTTGCTTGTTGCATATTTGTAGAGAAAAATCTTTGATGAAATTTAGAGTGGAGTCTCACTGGAGTCCACATGAGATCAAACCTCAACCTCACATTTTTTTGTAGCCACCAAGAAATCCTCTTACATGATTCTGTGTGGAAGCACAATAGCAATTTTAGCAATGACTGAATCAGGCTTCGCTCGCAAGCTAATTGGAAGAAAGGGCGTTGCTTCCAGATTAGACTGAGTGGCAGAAATGGCTCTAAATTACAAAACTCTTATAGTGgaaaaaacatcagcagcaaACGAACAAATATTATTAGGATACAACGGGCTGAAGATTATGACTTACAGTGGTCTGTTGTCATCAAGAAAACATGCTACTGTCAGTTTTCAGCCAGCAGCATCCTGCAGCAATATGTTTGCTGGACAGTCCAGCATTAGACATGCTGtgtaagaagaaacaaaaaaaatattttgtttttatgacatgaTATCAGCccaatcttttctttttttgattaccaaaattatttcttgcTAAAGAGTGTGGATATGGATGAGAGCACGGTGGTATGTGGTTACAGAAAAGAGTAGTCTGTAGAGTAGTGTTTGACAAAGACAGACTCATGAACCATTCCTGCTCATTCGGTTGGAATGATGAATGATGAATGAGGGCATTCTAAAGATCCATCCGGCCGAAGCTGAGACTTGGAAAAAGTCTGCTTataaaggtttggacacactttctaactGAGTTCAATTAGagggtgtgtccaaacttttggtctgtactgtacataacTTTTAATATGCTGGtttaatattaaaagtaaaaaaaccaaaaatttctGGCTAACACTCTCACAAGTCTTTTTTGAAAAACCTTTCACAGACTTGCATAAAATTAAAGCTACTGATAACAATTTGTGCTCTGACTGTTGGAGAATTTATACTTACactaaaataatacttttccTTCATCCCTCCAGGTTTGAGAAGCTGTACACTGTGATCAACATCTTGCTGCTGAACCTGGTGGCGTCCTCCCTGAGCTTAATGAGCAGCCTTCCCTTCCTGGCCATCTACATGCAGAAAGCTGATTGGATTTTTGGCTCAGCTATGTGCAAGATCGTCATGAGCGTCTACTACCTGGGTTTTtacagttctgttttctttttaactctgCTAACATTTGACCGTTACCttgcttttgtacattttatgcCAGTAGTACATATAAGGAGTCGACGCAATGCTATCATTTCCTGTGCAGTGGTGTGGGTGATCAGTGGTTTGGCTTGCATTAGGCCCATGATCCTCTATGATGCCTTTAAACATATGGGCAAAATGCACTGTGAGGAGGTTGCTTATCTTGATGGTATGAATGTAGAGAAGGTCAAAACAGCTGGATTTTATATTCAGCTTTGTGTCTTCTTGATCCTCCCTCTGGTTGTTATCGTATTTTGTTATACTAGGATTGTGATCACTATCAAAAAGTCCCGATCGGCTTCTAAATTCCATGCAGTCAGGGTGATATTTATGATCGTAGTGTTGTTCTTCATCTGCTGGATCCCTTTTAACATTGTAGAACTCCTGCATTATGAATATGAGTCTGGTTTGAGCTgtgaagataaaaagaaacttgGTTGCGCTCTTCATGTCACCCGCAACATGGCGTGCATTTACTTCTGCATCAGTCCAatcttttatacatttatagGGAAAAAATTTCAGAACCATTTCAAACAGCTGTTGGTGAAATGTTTCCCAAGATTACGGgatcatatttcttttaacacAAACATTACAACAACACACACTTTAAGAACTGAACTTGGTCTTAAGAACTGAGTTTATCTTTGTGAGTTTTGTCATCATTCACCCTGAGTTAAACCAAATTCATTCTTCATTCATGCTTTTTAAACTTCAGGCCGTCTTTTCATGCTACAACAACCCTCACTTTGACCTAATGTATTGTCATCatgctgaaaaatatttgtggatATTCGTACTATTTAAGCTGTTGAGTGTGAGAGATTCTAGTATCGGACAGCTAAATCCACAGATGCTgccttttgaattttttcattCAGCTGTTGCTGTAGACCCTGTGTTAGTATTTCTATTATAGTAAAACTGAAAGGACACTTTTTACATTGGGCGAGCCAGTgacagttttctgtgttttttttgttttttttgcacagttccGTATAATTTTCCAAGCTTTGAGCATGTCAAAAAGAACTGTTCagtccatcatctgaaaaaggAACGTGGCACACCTGCAATCCTAACAAGACAAGGTGATCAGTTTAAACCAACAGGAAGAGCGATAATTagagccattcatttgatttcaGTATGTTTCAGCAGCAAAGTATCTAAAACCTGGAGGACAGCAGCTCTTGAGGACTTGAGGACCAACACAGGAGTTGGAGACTACCTGAGACTGCAAACAGACTGAATCCAGGAGGGCAATACAGCCATAGCTACAATGGCATGGCTTAGAACAAAATGTGTCTAATTGTTAGTGCACAATAGATTGTGATTTTCGACAATGCAAAGAAATGGACAAACACAAATTAGCTGCAAATTTCCAGCTAATTTCAGAGTGAATAGGTACGATGAGATGAAACAGAGTTGAAAGGCTTCAGTGGACGTATGTCAGACAAATTTTTCACCACAGTACTTTAATGTGGTGATAAATTTAGCAAAGCAGATGTTGAGGAAAGGAGGGCAATAGCAcaagctaaaatgtaaaaaccaaccaaacaaacaaaaaaaaacaagcagtcTCTCAGTAAACATGTGGTGGAGGGGACCCAACACACTAGATAAAGGGTGCCCAAGTCCACTTCTTGAGATCCACCATCCTACAACTCTCAGATACATTGCATGTCCAACACAACCGAATCAAATTCCTGGCTCATTACCAGGCTTCTACAGAGCTGAATGACTGCTGATGAGGGAGGTCAGCCATTTTAATTCATGTGTGCTGAACTTGAGATGTATTTCAAAGTTTGCTAGATTTTGAACTCTGTTGTCAAGTTCCCCATGTTACACACAGGGACATTTTGGATTGGGGGTTTAGATGGGCAGCTTACAGTCTGCTGTAACTCCAGTTCAAATCtgatcaaaacaacaaactccaATAACTGTTGTAGTTAACATGCTTACTTTGTAACATTACCAGTACAgtgatgatttcattcattaataTAATCTTATGAAtctatgtgtttttcttttcatgtattgtttagagtgttttttttaagtgacatCAACAATCACAAAGaaatcagcaacaaaaaaaagcttaaggAACAAAAATCTTGTATATTATGTTACTTGTGCTATGTACATGTGCACACTTTATGTAATATTAGTGATACAAACGTCTGTTGCATCTGTATTATAAAAAAATTCATAGCAAAATCCTTTATAAGCAGACAACTGTAATCTATACTCTTGTATTATTTAACAGATTTGAaatcattaacaaaaaatagatACCACCAGAATACTTGTCCAGTGATCAGgatgcttctgtttttctgtttttgtgtgtgccGGACAAATTATATCATCCCGTTGTATCGtgtagtttgtttattttttgcatggtATGCCATGTATAGCAAATGAAGATCTAATTAAATCAGAAACTGACCTGACATTatacaaatattaatatataagGATATAAgttatgttcatttatttttctatcctgTACATTAAATGGATGTCTTCAAAACTGTCTTTGTCATGACTTGCTTTCTTTTTAGTAATATCACTGGGGATTCCAGGAGAAATTTATGCTAGCTGTCAGGTGCcgcaaacacattaaaaaacaaacaagcaaacaaatgcaacagaaaatgctgcaaacaaaaaattgCTGCAATAGACagaaaatagaagcaaaaaccTTCAatcagcaaaacaaatgcaacccGATCATGCTGCAACCACAAACAATATACTGCATTCACAAATACGATGCtgtaatcacaaaataaatttgtcctcagattttccttaaaaataaatccaagtaTAAAATGCTCAAAATATCAACAGGAGTCAGAGTGACTGGTCCCCCGGGTCTTATCCCATATGGTCCCTCTGAGTCCCCTTCATTAGAATCCCCAGACACCTCAGAAGAAATGTCTTCTCCTAGACCtgaggtttttaaaatgatgactAAAATGAACGACCAAGTCCTGCTGGGCACTTCTTTTCTTAGTGCTCACAAAGCAGACTTTACTTCATCACAACCACCTGGCTGGGATTACCCAAAGCAACCTCCACTCTCCGTTTCAGAGGTCTGAGGCCAGGCTCCAGGCAGTAGCTTTACACCTGTCTTCCTCTAGAATGCATCTGATTCTCCGGCAGTGCCAAGTAGGACAGTACCTGTCCGGATCACTAAAAGagtataaacaaaaaacagaaatactaaATGCAGCAGTCTAAAATCAAACCTCAGTCTCATCCCATGTCTAATTCATGAAATACCTGCCACCAAGTTACTTAAACTAACCCTTTACAAAACCTCAAAATATGTCGACCATTTCTATACTGACTCTAATCATCTTTTATCTGCTATATGCATTGATTATGACTGTTTAATAATTGTGGGAGATTTCAACATCCATGTTGACAAGCTTGACGACAGAGGGGCAGAAAAGTTGTGTGATATCCTTGAAAACCTTGGTCTCActcaacatgtcaaacaagcaacacacaaTCGACGACACGATTGCTGAGCTGGTTATCAGTGAACATTTCTGTGGTCTCTAACTGATGTCGCCCTGTTGGatcttttctctattttctttgaaaatactTTCTCTGTTGACTCACTTAGTCTAAAATCAAACCTCAGTCTCATCCCATGTCTAATTTGTAATGTCctttacatacattttgtaatgtaaagGACATTGCAAAATGTCACAGACAACACAGCAGAAAGATAAGATCAAATCTACTCTTACACCTTGCCTCTATGTTGCAACCTTGTAGATGAGTGAGTAGATAACTTCCACGCTACAATTTCAGATTTCACTGATTCCACGCTTCCGTTAAAGTGAAAGTCATGTCTGGTAGGAACAAGTCTCCATGGAGACATGAACAAACAGTTAGATTTGCAAGAAACCTTTGTCATAGGGCTGACTGTAAAAGGCATGAAACTCAACTTCATGTTTATTATGAAATCTTCAAAGGTTCTGTAGCGATCATGCAACACTAAAACCTCGGTTCTATTGTTTGCGGCAgtcattaacaaaaacattaatccTCGTGCTTTATTTACCACAGCTGACAGGATCAAAAATCCTCCTGTGACTCAACCACTGCTTCTTGGATTTGCCTCTTCTTtgcagagtaaataaataaataattacagtgTTAAGCTGAATATCCTCACTAAATCCAATATCAATGCCATGTCCAAGCataacaaatgcagaaaaatatgaCTATAAAAGCCTGgaagaaattataaatcaattaaactCACATTCATGCCCTCTTGATAtcagttttctttaagaaagtcctgcctgtCATGGTATCAGATCTGATTCAAATGGTAAACTCATCGCTTCCATCAGgagctttaaaaacagcaatcattaaaacactgacaaaaaataCTATTTGGACAAATCACTGCTCCAGAAgtacaggccgacctctgatCTCACATTCATCagtaaaattattgaaaaagctgtgtTTAAACAATTAGCCAACTGTTTTCATGTCTTTCCATGGTTTCCATGGCTACCACAGTACAGAGACTGCCCTAACACTGAGTGAAAAGACTGGAGAGTAGAGTcagactctccggtccagtacTCACCTGGTGcaaatcttacataaagaacagggatttctttgtttttcatgaggAAATGTCTCGTATTAGTGGACAAAAGCAGCAtatggggtaccccaaggttcaatcctggGACTCCTTTTATTCAACATCTTCGTGCTTTGACCTCGTGTGTTTCTGTCCTCTTGTCGCCAGCAGATGAAAGCAAATGGCTGCTCTGAGTTGAACTGACTTGAAATTAAGGTGAAATTCAAGAATAATGgaaccaaacaaaaaatatttcttcccaGTTCATTTTCTTTATAGACAAACATGTTATGATCACTGGCATCCTTCCTCATCTAATTATAACTACCTGGCTGGGTGGTTGTGCTTTTGAGCAAACATCCTTCCCCCAAACCAGTTCTGTGTTGTTGAGCCTGTTTGACCAGACTGTGTTGTGATCCATAAACTTCATTTACTCTGAGGACTCTGTTCACTGTGTGAGGGGACACAACCTGAAGTGCCTCAGCTGGTCAAGCGGTAAGGAGAATcattccatttttttgtttatgccttttatttgttaaaggCATATATTTCTTGAGctacttgtttttaattttcactacaaataaaaaactgttttttaagtTCCATCTGACAACTTGACATTGTGAATTCTGCTTTTGACAGATTTTGCACAAAGATGACACCAACAAACTCCACTTCTGATTCCTGGAATTTCACAGACAAGCCGGTTGAACTGTGTTTCAGGGATGATGATAACAAACTGGGAGCAAATTTGTCTTATATTTACTACTTCATGTTTGTCTTCAATGTTATCACCAACCTGCTGGTTCTTGTTATCATCCACCAGTAAGTAAACCAACTTGTTAGAGCAGAGAATCTGATTGTTATTAATTGTAAAAATCTTTAAGGAATACACATTCACATGTAAAGAacagagtaattttttttatgtcgtGGTAAAAAATAcctataatttttttcctctctctgtgaTCTTAAATCAGACTATAAATTTCCAGTTTTGTGTCACTTAGGGTTAccaaatttatttctagttGCTAAGTGAAGGATTAACCTTACCGATCATCCAGCATTTTGGAAAATCTGTAAagtgaaaacttttattttcttttggaattCCTAATAATAAATTATCACAATCCTGTTTTGGAGTAGGAGTAAACGTTAACTTGTCTGGCCAATAAATGCTTTTCACTATGGTTGCTGCTCTTTCATATGTCCTGTGCTGTGTCGCTGAGGGagaaaaaactgttaaaaatgtacagaTGAGTTGGTAGTGACTAACTGGGATCTAGGGCTATGCATCATGGCTACTTTCACCAAGCTGGCCTGAGTTACCAGTTATGTCCTGCTGGAGAATTGATACGGAGAACTATCCTGAGTAGATCTGCACTTGCTAAGGAACCTCAGCTATCAGCAGCATTTTCAGCTGAGACATTTCTAATAGCTTTGCttctaaaactacaaaaagacaTCAATCCGTATGATAAAAGGCACATTTGATGATTCCTGAAGACACCATTCTCCACAAATATGCTCTTCCAACCACAACTTGATGCCAACTGCAGACTGCTTTGAGACAACTACCTGTAATATTTTGGAGCTGGTAGCCAAGGaatcatttatttcattgtaaTGTGGTATATCAAAACTTGCACCTATTTTGTCACTATGGAGAAACACACCTTTGTGTTAAATGTATTAAAGATTTaacatataaacatgtttttgctaTCAAcctaaacaaaactgaattaaaccAAGCTTCCCTCCAGGTTCGAGAGACTGACCACTGTGATCAACATCTTGCTGCTGAACCTGGTGGCGTCCTCCCTGATCTTTATGAGCAGCCTTCCCTTCCTGGCCGTCTACATGCAGATCTCTGAATGGATTTTTGGCTCAGCAATGTGCAAGATTGTCTTCAGCGTCTACTACCTGGGTTTTtacagttctgttttctttttaactctgCTAACATTTGACCGTTACCttacttttgtacattttatgtcAGTAGTACATATAAGGAGTCGACGCAATGCTATCATTTCCTGTGCAGTGGTGTGGTTGATCGGTGGTTTGGCTTGCATTAGGCCCATGATCCTCCATGGAACCTATAGCCATTGGGGCACTGAGTACTGTGATGAACTTGCTCATATTG
Coding sequences within:
- the LOC122824360 gene encoding C-C chemokine receptor type 3-like isoform X1, with translation MTYCKTCILTDNMTLLCIVYSAFNRFCQKMTSTNSSSDSSIFPEEPIEPCRRDDDNKLGANLSYIYYFMFVFSVITNLLVVVIICRFEKLYTVINILLLNLVASSLSLMSSLPFLAIYMQKADWIFGSAMCKIVMSVYYLGFYSSVFFLTLLTFDRYLAFVHFMPVVHIRSRRNAIISCAVVWVISGLACIRPMILYDAFKHMGKMHCEEVAYLDGMNVEKVKTAGFYIQLCVFLILPLVVIVFCYTRIVITIKKSRSASKFHAVRVIFMIVVLFFICWIPFNIVELLHYEYESGLSCEDKKKLGCALHVTRNMACIYFCISPIFYTFIGKKFQNHFKQLLVKCFPRLRDHISFNTNITTTHTLRTELGLKN
- the LOC122824360 gene encoding C-C chemokine receptor type 3-like isoform X2 encodes the protein MTSTNSSSDSSIFPEEPIEPCRRDDDNKLGANLSYIYYFMFVFSVITNLLVVVIICRFEKLYTVINILLLNLVASSLSLMSSLPFLAIYMQKADWIFGSAMCKIVMSVYYLGFYSSVFFLTLLTFDRYLAFVHFMPVVHIRSRRNAIISCAVVWVISGLACIRPMILYDAFKHMGKMHCEEVAYLDGMNVEKVKTAGFYIQLCVFLILPLVVIVFCYTRIVITIKKSRSASKFHAVRVIFMIVVLFFICWIPFNIVELLHYEYESGLSCEDKKKLGCALHVTRNMACIYFCISPIFYTFIGKKFQNHFKQLLVKCFPRLRDHISFNTNITTTHTLRTELGLKN
- the LOC122824358 gene encoding C-C chemokine receptor type 3-like; this encodes MTPTNSTSDSWNFTDKPVELCFRDDDNKLGANLSYIYYFMFVFNVITNLLVLVIIHQFERLTTVINILLLNLVASSLIFMSSLPFLAVYMQISEWIFGSAMCKIVFSVYYLGFYSSVFFLTLLTFDRYLTFVHFMSVVHIRSRRNAIISCAVVWLIGGLACIRPMILHGTYSHWGTEYCDELAHIDGMNGEKLKKSGFYIQLCVFLILPLAVIICCYTRIVVTIKKSQSASKFHAVGVIFMIVVLFFICWIPFNIVELLHYEYESVLSCEDKKKLGYTLHVTRNMAYIYFCVSPIFYTFVGNKFQNHFKQLLVKCFPRLQNHISSNIHNTTTPISRNEIAFPSVL